Proteins from a genomic interval of Medicago truncatula cultivar Jemalong A17 chromosome 3, MtrunA17r5.0-ANR, whole genome shotgun sequence:
- the LOC11442284 gene encoding oleosin Ara h 15.0101: MTDQGRTGSYSSYGGSYGGSPYDTNINNNNQPSRQTVKFITAATIGVTLLFLSGLILVGTVIGLIIATPLLVIFSPILVPAAIVLSLIAGGFMFSGGCGVAAIAALSWIYNYVSGNRPAGTDTLDYAKGLITDKARDVKERAKDYGNYAQGRAQDATTGAY, encoded by the coding sequence ATGACTGATCAAGGAAGAACAGGATCCTACTCATCATATGGAGGATCCTACGGAGGATCACCCTATGAcaccaacatcaacaacaacaaccaacccTCACGCCAAACAGTGAAGTTCATAACAGCTGCAACTATTGGTGTGACACTGTTGTTCTTGTCTGGACTAATCCTTGTTGGTACTGTCATAGGATTAATCATTGCAACCCCTCTACTTGTTATCTTCAGTCCTATCCTAGTTCCAGCTGCTATAGTCCTATCACTCATTGCTGGTGGCTTTATGTTCTCTGGTGGTTGTGGTGTAGCTGCTATAGCTGCATTGTCATGGATATACAACTATGTCTCTGGTAACCGCCCTGCTGGTACTGACACTCTTGATTATGCTAAAGGTTTGATTACTGATAAGGCTAGGGATGTGAAGGAAAGGGCCAAGGACTATGGAAATTATGCTCAGGGTAGAGCACAAGATGCCACAACAGGCGCTTATTAA